A genome region from Natronobeatus ordinarius includes the following:
- a CDS encoding transcription initiation factor IIB, with translation MTRSTRQRERAREMDEAEDQEGVRACPECESENLVKDSDRGELICEDCGLVVEEEKIDPGPEWRAFNHQERQEKSRVGAPTTQTMHDKGLTTTIDWKDKDAYGRSISSKKRSQMHRLRKWQERIRTKDAGERNLQFALSEIDRMASALGVPRSVREVASVIYRRALKEDLIRGRSIEGVATSALYAACRKEGIPRSLEEISEVSRVERKEIGRTYRYISQELGLEMRPVDPKKYVPRFCSELELSEEVQTKANEIIEKTAEEGLLSGKSPTGYAAAAIYAASLLCNEKKTQREVADVAQVTEVTIRNRYQEQIEAMGIHG, from the coding sequence ATGACACGGTCCACCCGCCAGCGGGAGCGAGCGCGCGAGATGGACGAGGCCGAGGATCAAGAGGGGGTACGTGCCTGCCCTGAATGTGAATCCGAGAACCTCGTTAAGGACTCCGACCGGGGTGAGCTCATCTGTGAAGACTGTGGGCTCGTCGTGGAGGAAGAAAAAATCGACCCCGGCCCGGAATGGCGGGCGTTCAACCACCAGGAACGGCAGGAGAAGTCCCGCGTCGGTGCACCGACGACCCAGACGATGCACGACAAGGGGCTGACGACGACGATCGACTGGAAGGACAAAGACGCCTACGGCCGCTCGATCTCCTCGAAAAAGCGCAGTCAGATGCACCGGCTGCGAAAGTGGCAAGAACGCATCCGTACCAAAGACGCCGGCGAGCGTAACCTGCAGTTCGCACTGTCGGAAATCGACCGGATGGCCTCCGCACTCGGCGTGCCGCGATCGGTCCGTGAGGTCGCGTCGGTGATCTACCGACGAGCGCTCAAAGAGGACCTCATTCGGGGGCGATCGATCGAGGGCGTCGCCACGTCGGCGCTGTACGCCGCCTGCCGGAAGGAGGGAATCCCGCGAAGCTTAGAGGAAATCTCCGAAGTCTCGCGCGTCGAACGCAAAGAGATCGGTCGAACGTATCGGTACATCTCACAGGAACTGGGCCTCGAGATGCGACCCGTCGACCCGAAAAAGTACGTCCCGCGCTTCTGTTCTGAACTCGAACTCTCCGAGGAAGTCCAGACGAAAGCCAACGAGATCATCGAGAAGACCGCCGAGGAAGGGTTGCTGTCGGGCAAGTCGCCGACCGGCTACGCCGCCGCCGCGATCTACGCCGCCTCGCTGCTCTGTAACGAGAAGAAGACCCAGCGTGAGGTCGCCGACGTCGCCCAGGTGACGGAAGTGACGATCCGGAACCGGTATCAAGAACAGATCGAAGCGATGGGCATCCACGGGTAA
- a CDS encoding DUF7521 family protein encodes MTDVVRLDEATMFELMTVASLFLVALIGTLIAYQAYRGYRRNDSRSMLYLAVGLLLLTLFPFLFNVTLTSLAGTDRVVTVFVENLSRLAGLLAIMYSLYGRH; translated from the coding sequence ATGACGGACGTCGTTCGACTCGACGAGGCGACGATGTTCGAACTCATGACCGTGGCGAGTCTCTTTCTGGTCGCGCTCATCGGGACACTGATCGCCTACCAGGCCTACCGCGGCTACCGGCGAAACGATAGCCGGTCGATGCTCTATCTCGCCGTTGGGTTGCTGTTGCTGACGCTGTTTCCGTTCCTGTTCAACGTCACGCTCACCAGCCTCGCTGGCACGGATCGCGTGGTGACGGTCTTCGTCGAGAACCTCAGCCGCCTCGCTGGCCTGCTGGCGATCATGTATTCGCTGTACGGCCGTCACTGA
- a CDS encoding ArsR/SmtB family transcription factor yields the protein MSEESTLSELLALLDDEYARSILTETSVEPMSASTLSDRCDASLPTIYRRLERLEECGLVTERTEIASDGNHYSVYEARLDTFELSLEEGSFSVDVSYRDEDVADKFTRMWEGMR from the coding sequence GTGAGTGAGGAGTCTACCCTGTCGGAGTTGCTCGCCCTTCTCGACGACGAGTACGCACGATCGATCCTCACCGAAACCAGCGTCGAACCCATGTCAGCCAGCACACTGAGCGACCGCTGTGACGCCTCCTTGCCGACGATCTACCGTCGACTCGAGCGCCTCGAGGAGTGTGGCCTCGTCACAGAACGAACCGAGATCGCATCGGACGGCAACCACTACAGCGTCTACGAGGCGCGTCTCGACACGTTCGAGCTCTCACTCGAGGAGGGTTCGTTCTCCGTGGACGTCTCCTACCGGGACGAGGACGTCGCAGACAAGTTCACCCGAATGTGGGAGGGGATGCGATGA
- a CDS encoding DUF4399 domain-containing protein, whose product MNSRTTRRRLLASSAAVGLAAVAGCTDADEGGDPIWGTGPDEEAEDAGAGADEEDEDDLPEDVDYEDPDGEVAFVEPEDGEEVTSPVEIELEAEDFEVRPEGDAPQQGAGHLHLLIDEAPVEPREPIPFEEGYIHYGDGELEDELELEPGEYDLVCQASDDAHVAYDMTDESSITVVEE is encoded by the coding sequence ATGAACTCACGAACGACGCGCAGACGACTGCTCGCCTCGAGCGCTGCGGTCGGCCTGGCCGCGGTTGCGGGCTGTACCGACGCCGACGAAGGGGGCGATCCGATCTGGGGAACAGGTCCCGACGAAGAGGCGGAGGACGCCGGCGCCGGGGCGGACGAGGAGGACGAAGACGACCTCCCCGAGGACGTCGACTACGAAGATCCCGACGGGGAGGTGGCGTTCGTCGAACCGGAGGACGGTGAGGAGGTCACGAGCCCGGTCGAGATCGAGCTGGAAGCCGAAGATTTCGAGGTTCGGCCGGAGGGCGACGCCCCCCAGCAGGGCGCCGGACACCTGCACCTGCTGATCGACGAAGCGCCCGTCGAGCCGAGGGAACCGATCCCCTTCGAGGAGGGGTACATCCACTACGGCGACGGCGAACTCGAGGACGAACTCGAACTCGAGCCCGGCGAGTACGACCTGGTGTGCCAGGCGAGCGACGACGCCCACGTCGCATACGACATGACCGACGAGAGTTCGATCACGGTCGTTGAGGAGTGA